The Streptomyces sp. 135 sequence GCCCGGAGACCTCGAGGATCTCCTCCGTCGAACCGCTGAGCCGGTTCATCACACCGATCGCCGTGAAGCCGTCGCCGGCCAGTTGCAGCACGACGTGCTCCATGAGCCCGTCGACGACCCGGGCGCGCACGCCCACGTCGTCGACCGGCCCGGGCACCAGGAAGCGCAGCGTGTCCACGACATGGATGAAGTCGTCGAGCACGAGCGTGCGCGGGTCCTCGGGCAGCCCGACGCGGTTCTTCTGCATCAGGATCAGGTCGCGCGGGTGGTCGGCGCACTGGGCGTAACCGGGCGCGTAGCGGCGGTTGAAGCCGACGGCGAGGCTGACGCCACGGTTCTCGGCGAGGCGCACGAGGCGCTCGGAGTCGGCGAGTTCGTAGGCGAGGGGCTTGTCGACGTACGTCGGTACGCCCGCCTCGATGAGCCGCGTGACGATCTCGGGGTGCACGGCGGTCGGCGCGTGCACGAAGGCGGCGTCGAGGCCCTGGGCGAGCAGCGCGTCCAGCTCGGTGTGGCAGTGGGCGTCCGGGACGTGGTGGACGCCGGCGACGCGGGCGAGCGTCGCGGGCGTGCGGGTCTGGAGGTGCAGCTCGACCCCGGGCTGGGCGGTGAGGACGGGCAGATACGCCTTCTGCGCGATGTCACCCAGCCCGATGCAGCCGATCTTCACCATGGTCTCCCTCACGTCTCCCTCACCTCTGCCGCCGGCCTGCCGCGGGTCTACCGCCGACCTACCGCCGTGCCGAGCTCGCGCCCCGTGCCCCGCGCCGTCCGCGCAAGGCCCCTGTCGTCGTTCCCGCAGCATACGGGGCCTGCGGCGGTCACCGACCGGCGATGGCGGCGAGGCCTCGCAGGATGAGGTCCGGGCCGAGCCGCGGGTGGCGTGGAGATGAGGGCGTCACGTACGGCGATGGGCGGGGGCTCGTGGCGGATCGTAAAAGGGGCAGTCAACCGGGAGGCACGCGGCCCGTCCGACACCGCCCGTGGCACGGGGGAGCCGCGCCGAGGGCGGCTGGGCCCGCCGCGAAGTCGCCGCCGGGCGCCCGGTGATGTGGCGCGCGGCCCCGGGCAGAGGCCCGACCCACGCGTCCGCACGACGCGCCCCGTCACCCATGCGGGGCATCCTCTCCCGCGTTTCGGCCCCAAGGGGCGCCCGCACACGGAGAGTTGTGCGGATGCACAGATCGACGACCACCACCGCCACCGCGCTCCTCGTCTCCGTGGCCGTCTCGGCCACCGCCTCCGGCTGCGTGAGCGTCGAGCGGCCGCCCCGGTCCGCCCCCGCCGCGACCACCGCAGCGCCTGCCGCGCCCCGCACGGACGGGAGAAGCAGGCCGCAGATCGAGCAGGCTCCCGCCCGCGAGGCGCTGGTGACCGCGGGCCCGCCCGCAGCCCCGCTTCCCGGAGGCCCGCCGCCGTCGCCCGCACCTACGCACCGGCGCCCCGCCCCGAGCAGCCGCAACCGCAGCCACCGCCGGTGCGCAGGCCCCCGCCGCCCGGCCCGACGCGGGCGCCACCGACCCGCCCGTCCCTGCCGCCGCCGCCCGCCACGGACGTCTGCGCGCTCGGCGAGGCCTACGGCGGCTGGCGGCCGGGCAGCCCCGAGTCGGACATCTGCCGGAACGTGTACGGGCGTTGATGCGTACGAGCGTGGCTGCGCACGGGCGTTGACGTGGACGGGCGTCGAGTCGGGACAAAGCCCCCGGCCCGTGCGCGGCGGCTCCGGGAGTCCCGGGCCGGACACGCGGCGGCGACACCCCCGTGTCCGCCGCTGCGCGCCCGCGATCCCGTGAACCCCCGAAGCCGCCCGCCCTCCCGGCCTCACCCCCGTCACTCCTCCTCGCTGCCCTCCCCCACCTCCCGCTCCAGCCTCGCGATGGCCGCCTTGATGCCGTTTCCGTATCCGTCGTCCTCCAGCGCGCCGACCGCGCCGCGGGCCCGGCGCAGATGGCTGCGGGCCGCTTCGGGGCGGCCGAGCTTCAAGTAGTCCGCCGCGAGGTTGAGGTGCAGGGACGGGTAGAAGCCGCGCACCGCGAGCGACTGGTGGTGTTCGGCCACGCGGGCGTCCGTGAGCTCGTCCGCCGCCGACAACGCCCGCAGGTCCCAGGCCAGTTCCGCGGAGGGGTCCTCCTGCGTGTCCGCCATGTAGTGCGCGAGGGTGCACCGGTGCAGCGGGTCGCCGTCCTCGCCGATCTCCCCCCACAGACCGAGGAAGCGGCCCTGCGCCTCCTCGCGGTCGCCGCCGTGATGCAACATGACCGCCTGCCCGATCCGCGTCATCATCGCGTCTTCCGCCGTCTGCTCCTGTTGCTCCGTCACCGGGTCCTCCGTGGTCGTGCGGCCATCGCCCCCATCCCTCACGACGCTAGCGGCCACCACTGACAATCGCGGTCAGGCACGTTCGGCGAAGGCGGCGCTCACGCGTACCGCTGGGCCAGCCCGGTGACGCTTCTGGCCACCTCGGCGCGGAGCCCGGGCGGCCCGAGCACCTCCGCCTCCAGGCCGAGCCGGAGGATGTCGCTCACGGCCACCGGCAGCTCCTCCACTTCGAGGTCGACCTCCGCCCAGCCCTCCGCGTCGGCCTCACCCGCGCCCTCCACGGCCCGCGCCCCCGCCGCGCCGAACATCGCGGGCAGCAGCCTCAGCCCCGATCGGGAGACCCTCAGCCGCGCGGT is a genomic window containing:
- a CDS encoding Gfo/Idh/MocA family oxidoreductase encodes the protein MKIGCIGLGDIAQKAYLPVLTAQPGVELHLQTRTPATLARVAGVHHVPDAHCHTELDALLAQGLDAAFVHAPTAVHPEIVTRLIEAGVPTYVDKPLAYELADSERLVRLAENRGVSLAVGFNRRYAPGYAQCADHPRDLILMQKNRVGLPEDPRTLVLDDFIHVVDTLRFLVPGPVDDVGVRARVVDGLMEHVVLQLAGDGFTAIGVMNRLSGSTEEILEVSGQDSKRQVVNLADVIDHKGQPTVRRRGDWVPVARQRGIEQVVLAFLDAVRAGQVLSARDALATHELCERVVLAAQGQGA